A single Eleginops maclovinus isolate JMC-PN-2008 ecotype Puerto Natales chromosome 5, JC_Emac_rtc_rv5, whole genome shotgun sequence DNA region contains:
- the LOC134864719 gene encoding uncharacterized protein LOC134864719 isoform X2: MISSSSLSSPPSIPAGSVAEQDEPDIKLESSHCGGEDRAETEVHIAATTSDGTSAVCDPMGQSGEVEGVIAPDPEQTGDPKSDPPPTEEEKEELLGNPDQQEPDGSTAGIVDENPLEHIKDREDGSAEDRRPAITLYSSPTQNEEAENGDAMEAAVLLENSETRTSKNKEELTGGDGDGAEASAGDGAGAGASPTDPRSGGLSTVELCEAAALPGGSLMKDSENVAGSSSNAEPLQTSDTTDPFGSGYLDYVTDSQLNTIVLSEVEVMEEDVGPPDHEDATDLICGLIRELSSLNRKVMATHRDLENLRRGNKPSRSSTR; encoded by the exons ATGATATCTTCTTCCTCCTTATCATCCCCACCATCCATCCCAGCAGGCAGTGTCGCAGAGCAGGACGAGCCAGATATAAAACTTGAGTCTAGTCACTGCGGAGGGGAAGACAG gGCGGAAACAGAAGTCCACATTGCTGCCACTACCTCAGACGGGACCAGTGCTGTGTGTGATCCAATGGGACAGAGTGGTGAGGTTGAAGGAGTCATAGCGCCTGATCCAGAGCAAACCGGTGACCCAAAGTCAGACCCACCACcaacagaggaggaaaaggaagagctTTTGGGGAATCCAGATCAGCAGGAACCTGATGGAAGCACGGCTGGGATTGTGGATGAAAATCCTCTGGAACACATAAAAGACCGGGAAGATGGGTCAGCAGAAGACCGACGTCCTGCCATCACTTTGTACTCTAGTCCAACTCAAAACGAGGAGGCTGAGAACGGGGATGCAATGGAGGCTGCTGTCCTGCTGGAGAATAGTGAGACCAGGACAAGCAAGAACAAAGAGGAGCTGACTGGTGGTGATGGGGACGGAGCGGAGGCGAGTGCTGGGGACGGAGCTGGGGCAGGTGCTTCACCCACAGACCCCAGGTCAGGAGGATTGAGCACTGTGGAGCTCTGCGAGGCTGCAGCGCTGCCCGGTGGCTCATTGATGAAAGACAGC GAAAACGTTGCTGGATCCTCTTCTAACGCTGAGCCACTTCAGACCTCGGACACCACAGACCCGTTTGGTTCTGGGTACCTGGATTATGTTACAGACTCGCAGCTGAACACTATCGTTCTGAG TGAGGTGGAGGTGATGGAGGAAGATGTTGGTCCTCCAGACCATGAAGATGCTACAGACCTGATCTGTGGGCTCATCAGAGAACTCTCCTCTCTAAA TCGTAAGGTGATGGCCACTCACAGAGATCTGGAGAACCTGCGGCGTGGCAATAAACCTTCCAGAAGCTCCACACGTTGA
- the LOC134864719 gene encoding break repair meiotic recombinase recruitment factor 1-like isoform X1, producing the protein MISSSSLSSPPSIPAGSVAEQDEPDIKLESSHCGGEDRAETEVHIAATTSDGTSAVCDPMGQSGEVEGVIAPDPEQTGDPKSDPPPTEEEKEELLGNPDQQEPDGSTAGIVDENPLEHIKDREDGSAEDRRPAITLYSSPTQNEEAENGDAMEAAVLLENSETRTSKNKEELTGGDGDGAEASAGDGAGAGASPTDPRSGGLSTVELCEAAALPGGSLMKDSVSDGTNLQSENVAGSSSNAEPLQTSDTTDPFGSGYLDYVTDSQLNTIVLSEVEVMEEDVGPPDHEDATDLICGLIRELSSLNRKVMATHRDLENLRRGNKPSRSSTR; encoded by the exons ATGATATCTTCTTCCTCCTTATCATCCCCACCATCCATCCCAGCAGGCAGTGTCGCAGAGCAGGACGAGCCAGATATAAAACTTGAGTCTAGTCACTGCGGAGGGGAAGACAG gGCGGAAACAGAAGTCCACATTGCTGCCACTACCTCAGACGGGACCAGTGCTGTGTGTGATCCAATGGGACAGAGTGGTGAGGTTGAAGGAGTCATAGCGCCTGATCCAGAGCAAACCGGTGACCCAAAGTCAGACCCACCACcaacagaggaggaaaaggaagagctTTTGGGGAATCCAGATCAGCAGGAACCTGATGGAAGCACGGCTGGGATTGTGGATGAAAATCCTCTGGAACACATAAAAGACCGGGAAGATGGGTCAGCAGAAGACCGACGTCCTGCCATCACTTTGTACTCTAGTCCAACTCAAAACGAGGAGGCTGAGAACGGGGATGCAATGGAGGCTGCTGTCCTGCTGGAGAATAGTGAGACCAGGACAAGCAAGAACAAAGAGGAGCTGACTGGTGGTGATGGGGACGGAGCGGAGGCGAGTGCTGGGGACGGAGCTGGGGCAGGTGCTTCACCCACAGACCCCAGGTCAGGAGGATTGAGCACTGTGGAGCTCTGCGAGGCTGCAGCGCTGCCCGGTGGCTCATTGATGAAAGACAGCGTGAGTGATGGAACAAACTTACAAAGT GAAAACGTTGCTGGATCCTCTTCTAACGCTGAGCCACTTCAGACCTCGGACACCACAGACCCGTTTGGTTCTGGGTACCTGGATTATGTTACAGACTCGCAGCTGAACACTATCGTTCTGAG TGAGGTGGAGGTGATGGAGGAAGATGTTGGTCCTCCAGACCATGAAGATGCTACAGACCTGATCTGTGGGCTCATCAGAGAACTCTCCTCTCTAAA TCGTAAGGTGATGGCCACTCACAGAGATCTGGAGAACCTGCGGCGTGGCAATAAACCTTCCAGAAGCTCCACACGTTGA
- the LOC134864719 gene encoding break repair meiotic recombinase recruitment factor 1-like isoform X3, translating to MGQSGEVEGVIAPDPEQTGDPKSDPPPTEEEKEELLGNPDQQEPDGSTAGIVDENPLEHIKDREDGSAEDRRPAITLYSSPTQNEEAENGDAMEAAVLLENSETRTSKNKEELTGGDGDGAEASAGDGAGAGASPTDPRSGGLSTVELCEAAALPGGSLMKDSVSDGTNLQSENVAGSSSNAEPLQTSDTTDPFGSGYLDYVTDSQLNTIVLSEVEVMEEDVGPPDHEDATDLICGLIRELSSLNRKVMATHRDLENLRRGNKPSRSSTR from the exons ATGGGACAGAGTGGTGAGGTTGAAGGAGTCATAGCGCCTGATCCAGAGCAAACCGGTGACCCAAAGTCAGACCCACCACcaacagaggaggaaaaggaagagctTTTGGGGAATCCAGATCAGCAGGAACCTGATGGAAGCACGGCTGGGATTGTGGATGAAAATCCTCTGGAACACATAAAAGACCGGGAAGATGGGTCAGCAGAAGACCGACGTCCTGCCATCACTTTGTACTCTAGTCCAACTCAAAACGAGGAGGCTGAGAACGGGGATGCAATGGAGGCTGCTGTCCTGCTGGAGAATAGTGAGACCAGGACAAGCAAGAACAAAGAGGAGCTGACTGGTGGTGATGGGGACGGAGCGGAGGCGAGTGCTGGGGACGGAGCTGGGGCAGGTGCTTCACCCACAGACCCCAGGTCAGGAGGATTGAGCACTGTGGAGCTCTGCGAGGCTGCAGCGCTGCCCGGTGGCTCATTGATGAAAGACAGCGTGAGTGATGGAACAAACTTACAAAGT GAAAACGTTGCTGGATCCTCTTCTAACGCTGAGCCACTTCAGACCTCGGACACCACAGACCCGTTTGGTTCTGGGTACCTGGATTATGTTACAGACTCGCAGCTGAACACTATCGTTCTGAG TGAGGTGGAGGTGATGGAGGAAGATGTTGGTCCTCCAGACCATGAAGATGCTACAGACCTGATCTGTGGGCTCATCAGAGAACTCTCCTCTCTAAA TCGTAAGGTGATGGCCACTCACAGAGATCTGGAGAACCTGCGGCGTGGCAATAAACCTTCCAGAAGCTCCACACGTTGA